From Blastochloris viridis, one genomic window encodes:
- a CDS encoding peptidylprolyl isomerase has translation MLQTLRKGAASWVAKLFLGLLVISFAVWGIGDTFRGFGQNHLATVGATEISIESFRQLYNQRLQNLSRQLGRPVAPDQARAFGLDRQMLGEMVAEAALDESASRLGLGISDDELIRRIHDNPAFRGTNGQFDRSQFEQLLRANGFSESSFIASERKLAKRQQIARAVGDTAEPPQALVSLVGIYQNETRKVEFVALGRAAAGDIAAPSDDVLRSYFEERKAAFRAPEYRKIAVLPVTVDTLAPWIEIKDDDIRAYYDTHRDAFGSPERRTLQQIVFPTAEDAKDAADKIAAGASFEDIAAARDLKPADIDLGAVSRAGILDPVVAEAAFSLAEGAASPPIAGRFGHVLVRVLKIEPEQSRPFDQIADQIRRQLATDRAKRDLLDRHDKVEDERAAGQTLAEVGAKLALPIETIEAVDRSGRDPDGAQVPAFPGKDELLPAAFKSDIRVENDPVQLGLNGFVWYEVLGVTKARERTFEEARNQVLARWQEEQVAEKVTAKADALVNRLKAGDQLAALVQADGLSVSTAEVRRTTTKELPEAAVAAAFATAPGSAVAAPGEDATSRLAIRVVDSQVPAPGKTADKVKTDLARAIEDDLLGQYLARLEGELGVSVNQRALDQITGRDSGS, from the coding sequence ATGCTCCAGACCTTGCGAAAAGGTGCGGCGAGTTGGGTCGCCAAGTTGTTTCTTGGACTTCTGGTGATTTCGTTCGCCGTGTGGGGGATCGGCGACACCTTCCGCGGCTTTGGGCAGAACCATCTCGCCACCGTCGGCGCGACCGAGATCTCCATCGAGAGCTTCCGCCAGCTCTACAATCAGCGCCTGCAGAATCTCAGCCGCCAGCTCGGCCGGCCGGTCGCGCCGGATCAGGCGCGGGCGTTCGGCCTCGACCGCCAGATGCTGGGCGAAATGGTCGCCGAAGCCGCGCTCGACGAAAGCGCCAGCCGGCTCGGCCTTGGCATCTCGGACGATGAGTTGATCCGCCGTATCCACGACAACCCGGCGTTCCGCGGCACCAACGGCCAGTTCGACCGCAGTCAGTTCGAGCAGCTGTTGCGCGCCAATGGCTTCTCCGAATCGAGCTTCATCGCCTCCGAGCGCAAGCTCGCCAAGCGCCAGCAGATCGCCCGCGCCGTCGGCGATACCGCCGAGCCGCCGCAGGCGCTGGTGTCGCTTGTGGGCATCTACCAGAACGAGACCCGCAAGGTCGAATTCGTCGCCCTCGGCCGTGCCGCCGCCGGCGACATCGCCGCGCCGAGCGACGATGTGCTGCGCAGCTATTTCGAGGAGCGCAAGGCAGCGTTCCGCGCGCCGGAATACCGCAAGATCGCCGTTCTGCCGGTCACCGTCGACACCCTGGCGCCGTGGATCGAGATCAAGGACGACGACATCCGCGCCTACTACGACACCCACCGCGATGCGTTCGGCTCGCCGGAGCGGCGCACCCTGCAGCAGATCGTCTTCCCCACCGCCGAGGATGCCAAGGACGCCGCCGACAAGATCGCGGCCGGCGCCAGCTTCGAGGACATCGCCGCCGCCCGCGACCTCAAGCCCGCCGACATCGACCTTGGTGCGGTGAGCCGCGCCGGCATTCTCGACCCGGTGGTGGCCGAAGCCGCGTTCTCGCTGGCCGAGGGCGCGGCAAGCCCGCCGATCGCCGGCCGATTCGGCCACGTGCTGGTGCGCGTCCTCAAGATCGAGCCCGAGCAGAGCCGCCCGTTCGATCAGATCGCCGATCAGATCCGGCGGCAGCTCGCCACCGACCGCGCCAAGCGCGACCTGCTCGACCGCCACGACAAGGTGGAGGACGAGCGCGCCGCCGGCCAGACCCTGGCCGAGGTCGGCGCCAAGCTCGCGCTGCCGATCGAGACCATCGAGGCGGTGGACCGCTCCGGCCGCGACCCGGACGGCGCCCAGGTGCCGGCGTTCCCCGGCAAGGATGAGCTGCTGCCCGCCGCCTTCAAGAGCGACATCCGCGTCGAGAACGATCCGGTCCAGCTCGGCCTCAACGGCTTCGTCTGGTACGAGGTGCTGGGCGTCACCAAGGCACGCGAGCGCACCTTCGAGGAAGCCAGGAACCAGGTGCTGGCCCGCTGGCAGGAGGAACAGGTCGCGGAGAAGGTGACGGCGAAGGCCGACGCCTTGGTCAATCGCCTGAAGGCCGGCGACCAGCTCGCCGCCCTCGTTCAGGCCGACGGCCTCAGCGTTTCCACCGCCGAGGTGCGCCGCACCACCACCAAGGAGCTGCCCGAGGCGGCGGTGGCGGCGGCGTTCGCGACCGCGCCGGGGTCGGCCGTCGCCGCGCCCGGCGAGGACGCCACCTCCCGCCTGGCGATCCGGGTGGTCGACAGCCAGGTGCCCGCGCCCGGCAAGACCGCCGACAAGGTCAAGACCGACCTCGCCCGCGCCATCGAGGACGATCTGCTCGGCCAGTACCTGGCTCGGCTGGAAGGCGAACTCGGCGTGTCGGTCAACCAGCGCGCCCTCGACCAGATCACCGGCCGCGACTCCGGATCGTGA
- the trpE gene encoding anthranilate synthase component I: protein MLKIEPDVDAFPTDRPTVVWATLVADLETPVSAFLKLAEGRPNAVLLESVEGGAVRGRYSILALAPDVIWRCQGAVAAINRHALTAPDAFEPCAEPPLEALRALIAESAIELPPGLPPMAAGIFGYLGYDMVRLMEKLAPAKPDPIGVPDAILVRPTIVVVFDAVRDEITVVTPVRPAPGGTPRQAYDRAVDRLTEIVERLDAPLDKTTPAADPGALTAELTSNTTPAEYHAMVAKAKEYILAGDIFQVVLAQRFEAPFTLPPFALYRALRRVNPAPFLVYLSFDDFSLVCSSPEILVRLREGKVTIRPIAGTRPRGSTPAEDHALEAELLADPKELSEHLMLLDLGRNDVGRVSAIGTVTVTDKFFIERYSHVMHIVSNVEGTLDSKQDALDALIAGFPAGTVSGAPKVRAMQIIDELEKDKRGPYAGAIGYFGAGGDMDSCIVLRTSVVKDGRMYVQAGAGIVHDSVPASEQAECVNKAKAQFRAADEARRFAASVGRGQ, encoded by the coding sequence ATGCTGAAAATCGAGCCTGACGTCGACGCGTTCCCGACCGATCGGCCGACCGTGGTGTGGGCCACCCTGGTCGCCGACCTCGAAACCCCGGTGTCGGCGTTCCTCAAGCTGGCCGAGGGCCGGCCCAACGCCGTGCTGCTCGAATCGGTCGAGGGCGGCGCCGTGCGCGGCCGCTACTCGATCCTGGCGCTGGCGCCGGACGTGATCTGGCGCTGCCAGGGCGCCGTCGCCGCGATCAACCGCCACGCCCTGACCGCGCCCGACGCGTTCGAGCCCTGCGCCGAGCCGCCGCTTGAGGCGTTGCGCGCGCTGATAGCCGAATCCGCCATCGAGCTGCCGCCCGGCCTGCCGCCGATGGCCGCCGGCATCTTCGGCTATCTCGGCTACGACATGGTGCGGCTGATGGAAAAGCTGGCACCGGCCAAGCCGGACCCCATCGGCGTGCCCGACGCCATACTGGTGCGGCCGACCATCGTGGTGGTGTTCGACGCGGTCCGCGACGAAATCACGGTGGTGACGCCGGTGCGGCCGGCGCCGGGGGGCACCCCGCGCCAGGCCTATGACCGCGCCGTCGACCGGCTGACCGAGATCGTCGAGCGGCTCGACGCCCCGCTCGACAAGACCACGCCGGCCGCCGACCCCGGCGCCCTCACCGCGGAGCTGACCTCCAACACCACGCCGGCCGAGTACCACGCCATGGTGGCCAAGGCGAAGGAGTACATCCTCGCCGGCGACATCTTCCAGGTGGTGCTGGCCCAGCGCTTCGAGGCGCCGTTCACGCTGCCGCCGTTCGCGCTCTACCGCGCACTGCGCCGGGTCAATCCGGCGCCGTTCCTGGTCTACCTCTCGTTCGACGACTTCTCGCTGGTGTGCTCCAGCCCGGAAATCCTGGTGCGGCTGCGCGAGGGCAAGGTGACGATCCGGCCGATCGCCGGCACCCGTCCGCGCGGCTCGACCCCGGCCGAGGACCACGCGCTGGAGGCCGAGCTGTTGGCCGATCCCAAGGAACTCTCCGAGCACCTGATGCTGCTCGACCTCGGCCGCAACGACGTCGGCCGCGTCTCGGCGATCGGCACCGTGACCGTCACCGACAAGTTCTTCATCGAGCGCTACAGCCACGTCATGCACATCGTCTCCAACGTCGAGGGCACGCTCGATTCCAAGCAGGACGCGCTCGACGCGCTGATCGCCGGCTTCCCGGCCGGCACGGTGTCCGGCGCGCCCAAGGTGCGGGCGATGCAGATCATCGACGAACTGGAGAAGGACAAGCGCGGCCCCTATGCCGGCGCCATCGGCTATTTCGGCGCCGGCGGCGACATGGATAGCTGCATCGTGCTGCGCACCTCGGTGGTGAAGGACGGCCGGATGTACGTCCAGGCCGGCGCCGGCATCGTCCATGACAGCGTGCCGGCCAGCGAGCAGGCCGAGTGCGTCAACAAGGCCAAGGCCCAGTTCCGCGCCGCCGACGAGGCGAGGCGCTTCGCCGCGAGCGTCGGGCGGGGGCAGTAA